From Juglans regia cultivar Chandler chromosome 6, Walnut 2.0, whole genome shotgun sequence, the proteins below share one genomic window:
- the LOC109011387 gene encoding uncharacterized protein LOC109011387: MLLAVEGGGFFSSSASGYSKGLALLLLGQKNEDKPMRVSPWNQYQLVDQESDPNLQLASTKNWLSRGCASFVCFGRASPGLDTPSTLKVGPAQHQDVLPEPLTSDNGKDCTTAPDYDNNARKVAIRSSLKKPSSDKPPVSVENASEREALGEKGSDIPGHSERRKVQWTDACGSELVEIREFEPSEVDGSDDEFDNGNERNCSCAIM; encoded by the exons ATGTTATTGGCGGTAGAAGGTGgaggtttcttttcttcttcagctTCTGGTTATAGCAAGGGCCTGGCCCTCCTTCTCTTGGGTCAGAAGAATGAAGATAAACCCATGAGAGTTTCGCCTTGGAATCAGTACCAGTTGGTGGACCAAGAATCTGATCCTAACCTCCAGCTGGCTTCCACGAAGAACTGGCTTTCCCGCGGGTGCGCTTCCTTCGTCTGCTTTGGTCGCGCTTCCCCAGGGCTTGACACCCCCTCGACTCTTAAAGTGGGCCCTGCCCAACATCAAGATGTCTTGCCAGAGCCTCTTACTTCTGATAATGGCAAGGATTGTACCACTGCTCCAGATTATGACAATAATGCAAGAAAGGTAGCTATTAGAAGTAGCTTGAAGAAGCCATCATCAGACAAACCCCCTGTCTCTGTTGAGAACGCTAGTGAACGCGAAGCATTGGGTGAAAAAGGTAGTGATATCCCTGGTCATAGTGAAAGGAGGAAAGTGCAGTGGACAGATGCGTGTGGGAGTGAGCTCGTTGAGATCAGGGAATTTGAGCCCAG TGAAGTGGATGGATCAGATGACGAATTTGACAATGGGAATGAAAGAAATTGTTCATGCGCAATCATGTAG